From the unidentified bacterial endosymbiont genome, one window contains:
- the trkA gene encoding Trk system potassium transporter TrkA — translation MKIIILGAGQVGGTLAENLVGENNDITIVDTNGDRLHVLQDKFDLRVVQGHGSHPRVLREAGADDADMLVAVTSSDETNMVACQVAYSLFNTPNRIARIRSPDYVRDAEKLFNSEAVPIDHLIAPEQLVIDSIYRLIEYPGALQVVNFAEGKVSLAVVKAYYGGPLIGNALSTMREHMPHIDTRVVAIFRHDRPIRPQGSTIVEAGDEVFFIAASQHIRAVMSELQRLEKPYRRIMLVGGGNIGAGLAHRLEKDYSVKLIERDQQRASELAEKLQNTIVFYGDASDQELLSEEHIDQVDLFIAVTNDDEANIMSAMLAKRMGAKKVMVLIQRRAYVDLVQGSVIDIAISPQQATISALLSHVRKADIVGVSSLRRGVAEAIEAVAHGDETTSRVVGRSIDEIKLPPGTIIGAVVRGNDVIIANDNLRIEQGDHVIMFLTDKKFITDVERLFQPSPFFL, via the coding sequence ATGAAAATTATCATTCTGGGCGCAGGACAGGTTGGTGGAACGCTGGCAGAAAATCTTGTTGGCGAAAATAACGATATTACGATTGTCGATACCAATGGCGATCGGTTGCACGTTTTGCAGGACAAGTTTGACCTCCGCGTGGTGCAGGGGCACGGTTCACATCCGCGGGTACTGCGTGAGGCTGGCGCCGATGATGCAGACATGCTGGTTGCCGTCACCAGTTCCGACGAAACCAATATGGTTGCATGTCAGGTTGCCTACTCGCTTTTCAACACGCCAAACCGGATCGCACGGATACGTTCACCAGACTATGTCCGGGACGCGGAGAAACTGTTCAACTCAGAAGCCGTACCTATTGACCATCTTATTGCGCCAGAACAGTTGGTCATTGATAGTATTTACCGCCTAATCGAATATCCGGGCGCTCTCCAGGTCGTGAACTTTGCTGAGGGGAAAGTAAGCCTGGCAGTAGTTAAAGCGTATTACGGCGGTCCATTGATCGGTAACGCCCTGTCGACAATGCGGGAGCACATGCCGCATATTGACACGCGGGTCGTGGCCATTTTCCGTCACGACAGGCCTATTCGCCCCCAGGGTTCCACCATTGTTGAAGCCGGAGATGAAGTCTTCTTTATTGCAGCATCTCAGCATATTCGTGCGGTTATGAGCGAGCTTCAACGTCTCGAGAAGCCCTATAGACGCATCATGCTGGTCGGGGGCGGTAATATCGGCGCAGGTCTGGCCCATCGTCTGGAAAAAGATTACAGCGTGAAGTTGATCGAGCGCGATCAGCAACGTGCCTCTGAACTCGCTGAAAAGTTACAGAATACCATCGTGTTTTATGGCGATGCATCGGATCAAGAATTGCTGTCCGAAGAGCATATCGATCAGGTTGATCTTTTTATTGCCGTTACTAACGATGACGAAGCAAATATTATGTCGGCCATGCTCGCTAAACGCATGGGGGCGAAAAAGGTGATGGTGCTTATTCAGCGCCGTGCTTATGTTGATCTTGTTCAGGGAAGCGTTATTGATATCGCTATTTCGCCACAGCAAGCGACGATTTCTGCGCTGCTTAGTCATGTTCGCAAAGCGGATATTGTCGGCGTCTCCTCACTTCGTCGTGGTGTCGCTGAAGCCATTGAAGCCGTCGCGCACGGTGATGAAACTACGTCTCGCGTTGTCGGCCGCTCCATCGACGAAATTAAGTTGCCGCCGGGCACGATTATTGGTGCCGTAGTCCGTGGGAACGATGTCATAATCGCCAACGATAATTTACGCATCGAGCAAGGCGACCACGTTATTATGTTCCTTACTGATAAAAAGTTTATTACCGATGTCGAACGTTTGTTCCAGCCTAGTCCTTTCTTCCTTTGA
- the rsmB gene encoding 16S rRNA (cytosine(967)-C(5))-methyltransferase RsmB encodes MKKQNLRSLAAQAVEKVVEQGQSLSNVLPPLQQKVSDKDKALLQELCFGVLRTLSQLEWLINKLMSRPMAGKQRTVHYLIMVGFYQLLYTRIPPHAVLAETVEGAVAIKRPQLKGLINGVLRQFQRQQEELQAEFAESEKRFLHPDWLLARLKKAYPKQWQAIADANNQRPPMWLRVNRNHHTRDAWLALLEEAGMSGFTHEAYSDAVRLASPAPVHMLPGFEEGWVTVQDASAQGCMAWLEPKNGEQILDLCAAPGGKTTHILEVAPLASVMAVDVDEQRLSRVYDNLKRLGMKAQVKQGDGRKPSEWCGEAKFDRILLDAPCSATGVIRRHPDIKWLRRDRDIKELAQLQSEILDAIWSQLKSGGTLVYATCSVLPEENSQQIAAFLKRTPDAALHDTGTPEQPGLQNLPGSEEGDGFFYAKLIKE; translated from the coding sequence ATGAAAAAACAAAATCTACGCAGTCTGGCGGCTCAGGCCGTTGAAAAAGTGGTTGAGCAAGGGCAGTCACTGAGCAATGTCCTGCCCCCCCTGCAGCAAAAAGTATCTGATAAGGACAAAGCTCTGCTTCAGGAGCTGTGCTTTGGCGTCCTGCGCACCCTTTCTCAGCTTGAATGGCTGATCAATAAGCTGATGTCGCGCCCAATGGCAGGTAAACAGCGTACCGTGCATTATTTAATCATGGTGGGCTTCTATCAGCTTCTTTATACGCGCATTCCCCCTCACGCAGTCCTGGCCGAGACGGTAGAAGGTGCTGTGGCGATTAAGCGTCCTCAACTGAAAGGGTTGATCAATGGCGTATTGCGTCAGTTCCAGCGACAGCAGGAAGAGCTTCAGGCTGAGTTCGCTGAGAGTGAAAAACGTTTCCTGCATCCTGACTGGCTTCTTGCCCGCCTTAAAAAAGCGTATCCGAAGCAGTGGCAAGCGATCGCAGATGCCAATAATCAACGCCCGCCGATGTGGCTTCGCGTCAACCGCAATCACCATACGCGTGACGCCTGGCTGGCATTGCTTGAAGAAGCTGGTATGAGTGGTTTCACGCATGAAGCTTATTCAGATGCCGTACGTTTAGCCTCGCCTGCCCCGGTACACATGTTACCCGGTTTTGAAGAGGGGTGGGTAACCGTACAGGATGCCTCGGCACAGGGCTGCATGGCCTGGCTTGAGCCCAAAAATGGTGAACAGATCCTCGATCTCTGCGCTGCACCTGGCGGCAAAACGACGCATATTCTGGAAGTTGCGCCACTGGCAAGCGTGATGGCCGTGGATGTTGACGAGCAGCGCCTCTCACGCGTTTATGACAACCTGAAGCGTTTGGGTATGAAAGCACAGGTTAAACAAGGGGATGGGCGTAAACCATCAGAATGGTGCGGTGAGGCTAAGTTCGATCGCATTTTGCTGGATGCTCCCTGTTCTGCAACAGGCGTGATTCGTCGTCATCCCGATATCAAATGGCTACGCCGCGATCGTGATATTAAGGAACTTGCTCAGCTGCAGTCCGAAATTCTCGACGCCATTTGGTCACAACTTAAATCAGGCGGAACGCTGGTCTATGCGACCTGTTCCGTCCTCCCGGAAGAAAACAGCCAGCAAATAGCGGCCTTCCTGAAACGTACGCCTGATGCTGCACTGCATGATACGGGAACGCCGGAACAACCAGGCCTACAAAACCTACCGGGTAGCGAAGAGGGTGATGGCTTCTTTTACGCTAAGCTAATCAAAGAGTGA
- the fmt gene encoding methionyl-tRNA formyltransferase, whose translation MSKTLRIIFAGTPDFAARHLDALLTSGHQVVGVFTQPDRPAGRGKKLMPGPVKVLAEEHGLPVFQPASLRPQENQQLVADLQADVMVVVAYGLILPKAVLDMPRLGCVNVHGSLLPRWRGAAPIQRSLWAGDAETGVTIMKMDVGLDTGDMLYKLACPITADDTSATLYDKLAGLGPQGLIETLRQLADNSAKPEVQDETRVTYAEKLSKEEARIDWSLTAAQLERCVRAFNPWPMSWMIIDEQPVKIWKASVIDSKTTAEPGTILEASKHGIQVATAGGVLNLESLQPAGKKPMSAQDLLNSRREWFIPGNRLA comes from the coding sequence GTGTCTAAAACACTACGTATTATCTTCGCCGGAACCCCTGATTTTGCAGCGCGTCATCTGGACGCGCTGTTAACTTCGGGTCACCAGGTTGTCGGCGTATTTACTCAGCCCGATCGCCCGGCAGGTCGCGGTAAAAAGCTGATGCCAGGGCCGGTAAAAGTATTGGCTGAGGAACATGGATTACCGGTATTTCAGCCAGCATCGTTACGCCCTCAGGAAAATCAGCAGTTGGTTGCTGACCTACAAGCCGACGTGATGGTAGTGGTAGCGTATGGCTTAATTTTGCCAAAAGCCGTACTTGATATGCCACGCCTGGGCTGTGTCAACGTACATGGCTCTCTGCTCCCACGCTGGCGCGGGGCGGCACCTATTCAGCGCTCGCTGTGGGCTGGCGACGCAGAAACAGGCGTCACGATCATGAAGATGGACGTAGGCTTAGACACGGGCGATATGCTGTATAAGCTCGCCTGTCCAATCACTGCAGACGATACCAGCGCCACCCTGTACGACAAACTGGCTGGACTTGGCCCTCAGGGACTCATTGAAACACTAAGACAGCTCGCTGATAACAGCGCGAAACCTGAAGTCCAGGATGAAACGCGGGTAACCTATGCTGAAAAATTGAGCAAAGAAGAAGCCCGGATCGACTGGTCGCTTACTGCCGCACAGCTCGAACGCTGTGTCCGCGCTTTTAATCCGTGGCCAATGAGCTGGATGATAATTGATGAGCAGCCGGTAAAAATCTGGAAAGCTTCGGTAATTGATAGCAAGACTACGGCCGAACCCGGCACCATTCTCGAGGCGAGCAAGCACGGCATCCAGGTTGCCACTGCGGGAGGTGTTTTAAATCTTGAGTCTCTACAGCCAGCAGGTAAGAAACCGATGAGTGCCCAGGATTTGCTAAATTCTCGTCGTGAATGGTTTATCCCTGGCAACCGTCTTGCCTGA
- the def gene encoding peptide deformylase — MAVLQVLHIPDERLRIVAEPVNEVNAEIQRIVDDMFDTMYAEEGIGLAATQVDIHKRIIVIDVSENREGRLVLINPELLEKSGETGIEEGCLSIPEQRALVPRAEKVKIRALDRDGKPFELEADELLAICIQHEMDHLVGKLFIDYLSPLKQQRIRQKVEKLDRMRSRA, encoded by the coding sequence ATGGCAGTTTTGCAAGTGTTACATATTCCGGACGAGCGCCTTCGCATCGTCGCTGAACCGGTTAATGAAGTGAATGCAGAAATTCAGCGTATCGTCGATGATATGTTCGATACCATGTATGCGGAAGAAGGTATCGGTCTGGCAGCCACGCAGGTGGATATTCACAAGCGCATTATCGTTATCGACGTTTCTGAAAATCGTGAAGGTCGTCTGGTGCTGATCAACCCTGAGCTGCTCGAAAAGAGCGGCGAAACAGGTATTGAGGAAGGCTGTCTGTCTATCCCAGAGCAACGAGCTCTCGTGCCGCGTGCAGAGAAAGTGAAGATTCGCGCACTGGATCGTGACGGCAAACCGTTCGAGCTGGAAGCAGACGAACTGCTGGCGATCTGTATCCAACATGAAATGGATCACCTGGTCGGTAAACTGTTTATCGATTACCTCTCTCCCCTGAAGCAGCAGCGTATTCGTCAGAAAGTCGAGAAACTGGATCGTATGCGTTCACGCGCATAA
- the dprA gene encoding DNA-protecting protein DprA, whose protein sequence is MTSTEIWLRLMNIGSLCGDAMLETAKQLLSKATIDDVATAEAGLPVKQAARFFALAESELERCLMWLEQPGNYLLTADQPLYPPLLRTVVDYPGALFIRGNPDCLKAIQLAVVGSRSPSWYGERWGKILCEQLAQSGFTITSGLACGIDGVAHNAALTAKGRSVAVLGNGLFSVYPRRHQSLAERIIESDGAIVSEFSLATQPRPGNFPRRNRIISGLSQGVLVVEAALRSGSLVTARCALEQGREVFALPGPIGNPGCEGPHWLIKQGATPVTCVEDILENLQYGLHWLTDVPEKRHYSSDQQEVALPFPKLLANVGDEVTPVDVVAERAGQPVPVTVAQLLELELAGWIAAVPGGYVRLRRACHVRRTDVFV, encoded by the coding sequence ATGACATCTACTGAGATATGGCTCCGGCTAATGAATATAGGTTCGCTATGTGGTGATGCTATGCTGGAAACGGCTAAGCAGCTGCTTAGTAAGGCCACGATTGATGACGTAGCGACCGCCGAAGCCGGACTCCCGGTAAAGCAGGCGGCGAGATTTTTTGCGCTCGCGGAAAGTGAGCTTGAACGCTGTTTGATGTGGCTTGAACAGCCGGGGAATTATCTGTTAACCGCCGATCAGCCTCTTTATCCCCCTTTACTTCGCACTGTGGTTGATTATCCCGGGGCATTATTTATCAGAGGCAACCCTGATTGCCTTAAGGCGATTCAACTGGCGGTCGTCGGTAGCCGTTCGCCTTCCTGGTATGGGGAACGCTGGGGAAAGATTCTGTGTGAGCAGCTTGCGCAATCAGGGTTCACGATAACCAGCGGGCTGGCGTGCGGCATTGACGGTGTCGCTCACAACGCCGCGTTGACGGCAAAAGGCCGCAGCGTGGCGGTTCTGGGTAATGGGCTTTTTAGCGTCTACCCCCGGCGGCATCAGTCCCTCGCTGAGCGAATTATCGAATCTGATGGCGCGATAGTCTCGGAGTTTTCTCTCGCCACTCAACCCAGACCGGGTAATTTTCCCCGTCGTAATCGAATTATTAGCGGGTTGAGCCAGGGAGTGCTGGTGGTTGAAGCGGCGTTACGCAGTGGCTCGCTTGTTACGGCAAGATGTGCGCTTGAACAGGGACGCGAAGTGTTTGCCTTGCCCGGTCCGATAGGTAACCCTGGATGTGAAGGCCCTCACTGGCTCATTAAGCAAGGCGCCACACCGGTGACGTGCGTAGAAGACATACTTGAAAATTTACAATATGGCTTGCACTGGTTAACAGATGTACCCGAAAAGCGACATTATTCGTCAGATCAGCAGGAGGTGGCATTGCCATTTCCCAAGCTCCTGGCTAACGTAGGAGATGAGGTAACACCTGTTGACGTTGTCGCTGAACGTGCCGGCCAACCTGTGCCAGTAACGGTAGCACAGCTACTTGAACTGGAGTTAGCAGGGTGGATCGCAGCTGTACCCGGCGGCTATGTCCGATTAAGGAGGGCATGCCATGTTCGACGTACTGATGTATTTGTTTGA
- the smg gene encoding DUF494 family protein Smg, translated as MFDVLMYLFETYIHNEAEMRVDQDKLTRDLTDAGFEREDIYNALMWLDKLADYQEGLAEPMQLASDPLSVRIYTAEECERLDASCRGFILFLEQIQVLNLETREMVIERVMALDTAEFELDDLKWVILMVLFNIPGCENAYQQMEELLFEVNEGMLH; from the coding sequence ATGTTCGACGTACTGATGTATTTGTTTGAAACTTACATCCACAACGAAGCAGAAATGCGCGTGGATCAGGACAAATTAACACGTGATCTGACCGATGCAGGATTCGAACGGGAAGATATTTACAATGCGTTGATGTGGTTAGATAAGCTGGCTGATTATCAGGAAGGCCTCGCCGAACCGATGCAGCTCGCTTCTGACCCATTGTCTGTACGCATTTATACAGCTGAAGAGTGTGAAAGGCTGGACGCCAGCTGCCGGGGATTCATCTTATTCCTTGAGCAGATTCAGGTGCTGAACCTCGAAACGAGAGAAATGGTGATAGAGCGCGTCATGGCGCTGGATACGGCAGAGTTTGAACTGGACGATCTTAAATGGGTGATCCTGATGGTTCTGTTTAATATTCCAGGCTGTGAAAATGCCTATCAGCAAATGGAAGAATTACTCTTTGAAGTGAATGAAGGTATGCTGCACTAA
- a CDS encoding DNA topoisomerase family protein: MAKSVLFTVHKNEPCPQCGAELVIRSGKHGPFLGCSYYPECAYVRPLKSQADGHIVKILEGQICPLCGSELALRQGRFGMFIGCSRYPECGHTEQIDKPDETAIACPQCQRGQLVQRRSRFGKTFHSCDRYPECQFVINFKPVAGECPHCNYPLLIEKKTAQGIKHFCASKQCGKPVSADQTSE, encoded by the coding sequence ATGGCCAAATCAGTACTGTTCACGGTGCATAAAAACGAGCCCTGCCCACAGTGTGGGGCTGAACTTGTCATTCGGTCCGGGAAACATGGCCCATTTCTCGGTTGTTCATATTATCCGGAATGTGCTTATGTCCGTCCCCTGAAAAGTCAGGCGGACGGGCATATCGTCAAAATTCTGGAGGGGCAGATTTGTCCGCTTTGTGGCAGCGAGTTAGCGCTACGTCAGGGCCGCTTCGGCATGTTCATTGGCTGTAGCCGTTACCCTGAATGCGGACATACAGAACAAATTGATAAGCCCGACGAGACGGCAATTGCTTGTCCTCAGTGCCAGCGGGGGCAACTGGTGCAGCGTCGTTCTCGTTTTGGTAAGACCTTTCACTCCTGCGATCGCTATCCTGAGTGCCAGTTCGTTATCAATTTTAAACCGGTAGCGGGGGAGTGCCCTCATTGCAATTATCCGTTACTTATAGAGAAGAAAACGGCGCAAGGTATTAAACACTTCTGTGCCAGTAAACAATGTGGAAAGCCGGTGTCGGCGGATCAAACCAGTGAATAA
- the tsaC gene encoding L-threonylcarbamoyladenylate synthase type 1 TsaC, translated as MNNYLQLGSIAHAVDVLKNEEVIAYPTEAVFGVGCDPDSETAVSRLLALKQRPVEKGLILIAASYEQLKPYIDDAMLTSPQRDAIFSAWPGPVTFVFPAQPTTPRWLTGRFDSLAVRVTDHPLVVELCLAFGKPLVSTSANLSGLPPCRTTDEVQAQFGSDFPIAVGETGGRLKPSEIRDALTGERFRQG; from the coding sequence GTGAATAATTACCTGCAATTAGGATCCATTGCGCATGCTGTGGACGTCCTGAAAAATGAAGAAGTCATCGCCTATCCAACAGAAGCTGTCTTTGGCGTCGGTTGCGACCCTGACAGCGAGACGGCCGTAAGCCGCCTGCTTGCTTTAAAACAGCGGCCTGTTGAAAAAGGGCTCATTTTAATCGCGGCCAGCTACGAACAGCTCAAGCCCTACATTGACGACGCTATGCTCACCTCGCCACAGCGAGACGCTATTTTTAGTGCGTGGCCCGGGCCTGTGACCTTTGTTTTCCCAGCGCAGCCGACGACGCCGCGCTGGTTGACCGGGCGCTTCGATTCCCTCGCGGTTCGCGTTACCGACCATCCGCTGGTGGTGGAGCTCTGTCTTGCGTTTGGTAAACCCCTGGTGTCAACCAGCGCAAACCTGAGCGGATTACCTCCGTGTCGAACGACTGACGAGGTGCAGGCTCAGTTCGGGAGTGATTTTCCGATCGCTGTCGGCGAGACAGGAGGGCGGCTTAAACCGTCGGAAATTCGCGACGCCTTGACCGGGGAACGTTTTCGCCAGGGGTAA
- the aroE gene encoding shikimate dehydrogenase, producing METYAVFGNPIAHSKSPWIHQQFAQQLQIEHPYGRVLAPADAFVTALNTFFQGGGKGANVTVPFKEQAFERADELTERASLAGAVNTLKRLEDGRLLGDNTDGIGLLSDLERLSFIKPGFRVLLIGAGGASRGVLLPLLSLDCAVTLTNRTFSRAQELAALFAHTGSVSAVALDDLAGHDFDLVINATSSGIGGEVPAIPATLVKNHIYFYDMFYQKGKTPFVNWCGQHGAKHLADGLGMLVGQAAHAVLLWHGILPAVESVIDKLKRELNA from the coding sequence ATGGAAACTTACGCTGTTTTTGGTAATCCGATCGCACACAGCAAGTCGCCCTGGATACATCAGCAATTTGCGCAACAGCTGCAGATTGAACATCCTTATGGTCGTGTGCTGGCGCCTGCAGATGCATTTGTGACTGCGCTGAATACTTTTTTCCAGGGGGGCGGTAAAGGTGCGAATGTTACAGTACCTTTTAAAGAGCAGGCTTTTGAACGGGCGGATGAGTTAACCGAGCGTGCTTCTCTTGCGGGAGCGGTGAATACGCTTAAACGGCTTGAAGATGGTCGGCTTTTGGGTGACAACACCGACGGAATTGGGCTGTTGAGCGATCTGGAAAGGTTGTCCTTTATCAAACCCGGCTTTCGGGTACTACTGATTGGCGCGGGTGGGGCATCACGAGGCGTACTGCTTCCTCTCCTTTCACTGGATTGTGCGGTGACCCTGACCAACCGAACCTTTTCACGAGCGCAAGAGTTGGCAGCACTGTTCGCACATACCGGCAGTGTGAGTGCCGTCGCGCTTGACGATCTTGCCGGTCACGACTTTGATCTTGTCATTAATGCCACGTCCAGCGGTATTGGAGGCGAAGTTCCGGCAATTCCTGCAACGCTTGTTAAAAATCATATTTATTTCTATGACATGTTCTATCAAAAGGGAAAGACGCCTTTTGTCAACTGGTGCGGACAGCATGGCGCAAAGCATCTGGCAGATGGACTGGGAATGCTGGTGGGGCAGGCGGCGCATGCGGTTTTGCTCTGGCATGGTATTTTGCCCGCTGTAGAATCGGTAATCGATAAACTGAAACGGGAACTGAATGCGTGA
- a CDS encoding DUF1488 domain-containing protein: MNQAIHFPDRENWDESKQAVCFPVLVHGMQLTCAITGETLLRRFGGSNPLTVFCENRWDLEEEASDLIRDRQEDAQGWVWLP, encoded by the coding sequence GTGAATCAGGCTATCCATTTTCCCGACAGAGAAAACTGGGATGAGAGTAAACAAGCGGTCTGTTTTCCGGTGCTGGTGCATGGAATGCAACTAACGTGTGCGATTACCGGTGAAACGCTGCTGCGCCGCTTTGGTGGTTCAAACCCGTTAACGGTATTTTGCGAAAATCGCTGGGATCTGGAAGAGGAAGCCAGCGATTTAATTCGCGATCGCCAGGAAGACGCTCAGGGCTGGGTCTGGTTGCCCTGA
- a CDS encoding gamma carbonic anhydrase family protein, which produces MTALLRPYKDLFPQKGDRVMIDASAVVIGDVRIADDVSIWPLVAIRGDVNYVAVGARTNIQDGSVLHVTHKSLMKPQGNPLIIGKDVTVGHKVMLHGCTIGNRVLVGMGSILLDGVIVEDDVMIGAGSLVPQNKRLECGFLYLGSPVKQIRPLNEAEIEGLQYSANNYVKWKNDYLAQGNQTQP; this is translated from the coding sequence ATGACTGCACTATTACGTCCTTATAAAGATCTGTTTCCCCAAAAAGGCGATCGCGTGATGATCGACGCCAGCGCTGTGGTCATTGGTGATGTCCGAATAGCCGATGACGTGAGTATCTGGCCATTGGTGGCTATCAGGGGAGATGTTAACTACGTAGCTGTGGGCGCACGCACTAATATTCAGGATGGTAGCGTTCTACACGTGACACACAAATCCTTAATGAAGCCACAGGGCAATCCCCTGATCATCGGAAAGGATGTTACCGTCGGTCACAAAGTGATGCTCCACGGCTGCACGATCGGAAATCGGGTTTTGGTTGGTATGGGATCCATTTTACTGGATGGTGTTATCGTTGAAGATGATGTAATGATCGGTGCCGGGAGCCTTGTCCCGCAAAACAAAAGGCTGGAGTGCGGCTTTCTCTATTTAGGCAGCCCGGTAAAACAGATCCGCCCCTTAAATGAAGCGGAAATCGAAGGTTTACAATACTCAGCGAACAATTACGTGAAATGGAAAAACGACTATCTGGCTCAGGGCAACCAGACCCAGCCCTGA
- a CDS encoding amino acid ABC transporter ATP-binding protein, whose amino-acid sequence MSQITMTPADTMITLENVNKWYGQFHVLKDINLKVKQGERIVLCGPSGSGKSTTIRCINHLEEHQQGRIVVDGIELNEDIRNIERVRQGVGMVFQHFNLFPHLTVLQNCTLAPVWVQKIPKKEAEALAMHYLERVRIAEHANKFPGQISGGQQQRVAIARSLCMKPKIMLFDEPTSALDPEMVKEVLDTMIGLAQSGMTMLCVTHEMGFARTVADRVIFMDRGEIVEQAPPNEFFAHPKSERTQAFLSQVIH is encoded by the coding sequence ATGAGCCAGATTACAATGACACCTGCCGACACGATGATTACGCTGGAAAACGTCAATAAATGGTATGGACAGTTTCACGTCCTGAAAGACATCAATCTCAAGGTCAAACAGGGTGAACGAATCGTACTTTGCGGCCCTTCAGGATCGGGAAAATCGACGACAATACGCTGTATTAACCACCTTGAGGAACATCAACAAGGTCGCATCGTTGTTGATGGTATCGAGCTGAATGAAGATATTCGTAATATTGAACGTGTGCGTCAGGGAGTGGGGATGGTGTTTCAGCACTTTAATTTATTCCCGCACCTGACCGTCCTGCAGAACTGTACACTGGCGCCAGTTTGGGTGCAAAAGATACCGAAGAAAGAAGCTGAGGCTTTGGCGATGCACTACCTCGAACGTGTGCGTATCGCCGAACATGCCAATAAATTTCCGGGTCAGATATCAGGCGGTCAACAGCAGCGTGTTGCTATCGCCCGTTCACTGTGCATGAAACCGAAAATTATGCTGTTTGATGAACCGACATCTGCACTGGATCCGGAAATGGTCAAAGAGGTTCTGGATACCATGATTGGGCTGGCGCAATCCGGAATGACGATGCTTTGTGTTACGCATGAGATGGGTTTCGCCAGGACCGTGGCTGATAGAGTGATCTTTATGGATCGAGGTGAGATTGTTGAGCAAGCACCACCGAATGAATTTTTCGCCCATCCAAAATCAGAACGTACGCAGGCATTCCTGTCGCAGGTCATTCACTAG
- a CDS encoding amino acid ABC transporter permease produces the protein MSKAIVSHAPRPASSMGGRFILWARKNLFSSWSNSLLTIACLWLMWELIPPLLNWAILQANWVGSTRADCTKAGACWVFIHQRFGQFMYGLYPHEQRWRINLALAIGLASIFVMFWKKLPQRGRYIACWAVVYPIIVWVLLYGGFFGLERVETRQWGGLTLTLIIASVGIAGALPWGILLALGRRSKLPVVRILSVIFIEFWRGVPLITVLFMSSVMLPLFMTEGTTIDKLIRALVGVILFQSAYVAEVVRGGLQALPKGQYEAAESLALGYWKTQGLVILPQALKLVIPGLVNTIIALFKDTSLVIIIGLFDLFSSVQQATVDPVWLGMSTEGYVFAALIYWIFCFSMSRYSQHLEKRFNTGRTPH, from the coding sequence ATGTCAAAAGCGATAGTGTCGCACGCCCCGCGTCCTGCCAGCTCGATGGGTGGACGTTTCATTCTCTGGGCGCGTAAGAATCTGTTCTCCAGCTGGAGTAACAGCCTGCTGACCATTGCCTGCCTGTGGCTCATGTGGGAGCTGATACCGCCACTGCTCAACTGGGCAATCTTACAGGCTAACTGGGTAGGCTCAACTCGCGCAGACTGCACAAAAGCAGGCGCTTGCTGGGTGTTTATCCACCAACGATTTGGTCAGTTTATGTACGGCTTATACCCTCACGAACAGCGCTGGCGGATTAATCTGGCGCTGGCCATTGGCCTGGCCTCCATTTTCGTCATGTTCTGGAAAAAACTTCCTCAACGTGGGCGTTACATTGCCTGCTGGGCTGTCGTCTATCCCATTATCGTATGGGTGTTGTTGTATGGCGGTTTTTTTGGGCTGGAACGGGTTGAAACTCGTCAGTGGGGGGGATTGACGCTGACGCTGATTATCGCATCGGTCGGGATCGCCGGTGCTCTGCCGTGGGGGATTTTGCTCGCGCTTGGCCGACGTTCAAAATTGCCGGTTGTTCGTATACTTTCCGTCATTTTCATTGAATTCTGGCGGGGCGTACCGCTTATCACCGTGCTATTTATGTCGTCTGTCATGCTGCCACTGTTTATGACGGAAGGCACAACTATAGACAAACTGATCCGGGCTCTGGTCGGGGTGATTTTATTTCAGTCTGCTTACGTTGCGGAGGTTGTGCGCGGCGGCCTGCAGGCATTGCCTAAAGGTCAGTACGAAGCAGCGGAATCACTGGCTCTCGGCTATTGGAAAACGCAGGGGTTGGTGATACTCCCGCAAGCACTCAAGTTGGTCATCCCTGGGCTTGTTAACACTATCATTGCTCTCTTTAAAGATACTAGCCTTGTGATCATCATCGGATTGTTTGATCTCTTTAGCAGCGTGCAGCAGGCGACCGTTGATCCCGTCTGGTTGGGTATGTCTACCGAGGGATACGTTTTCGCCGCCCTGATCTACTGGATCTTCTGTTTTAGCATGTCGCGCTATAGCCAACATCTGGAAAAGCGCTTTAACACCGGACGTACGCCGCACTGA